AGCACAAACCACAGTGGTTATTAATCCAATACCAACAGTAACGGTTAGTAGTGCTCCAGTGTGTCAAGGGACACCAGCTACCGTAACGGCTACTCCGAGTCCAGCAGGGACTTATACATATGTATGGACTGTTCCATCGGGAGCTACTAATCCTGGCAACGTTGCTACCTTTACTACCACTACAGCAGGAGTTTATAGTGTAATTGCTACCAATACCACAACGACTTGTCCAGCACAACCAGCACAAACCACAGTGGTTATTAATCCAATACCAACAGTAACGGTTAGTAGTGCACCAGTATGTCAAGGTATACCAGCTACAGTAACGGCTACTCCAAGTCCAGCAGGGACTTATACTTATGTATGGACAGTGCCATCGGGAGCTACCAATCCTGGCAACGTTGCTACATTCACTACCAGTACAGCAGGAGTTTATAGTGTAATTGCTACCAATACCACAACGACTTGTCCAGCACTACCAGCACAAACCACAGTGGTTATTAATCCATTACCAACAGTAACCGTTAGTAGTGCTCCAGTGTGTCAAGGGACACCGGCTACCGTAACGGCTACTCCGAGTCCAGCAGGGACTTATACATATGTATGGACTGTTCCATCGGGAGCTACCAATCCAGGAAACGTTGCTACATTCACTACCACTACGGCTGGAGTTTATAGTGTTATCGCTACCAACACCACAACGACTTGTCCAGCACAACCAGCACAAACCACAGTGGTTATTAATCCAATACCAACAGTAACGGTTAGTAGTGCTCCAGTGTGTCAAGGGACACCAGCTACCGTAACGGCTACTCCAAGTCCAGCAGGGACTTATACATATGTATGGACAGTGCCATCGGGAGCTACCAATCCAGGAAACGTTGCTACATTCACTACCACTACGGCTGGAGTTTATAGTGTTATCGCTACCAACACCACAACGACTTGTCCAGCACAACCAGCACAAACCACAGTGGTTATTAATCCAATACCAACAGTAACGGTTAGTAGTGCTCCAGTGTGTCAAGGGACACCAGCTACCGTAACGGCTACTCCAAGTCCAGCAGGGACTTATACATATCTATGGACAGTGCCATCGGGAGCTACCAATCCAGGAAACGTTGCTACATTCACTACCACTACAGCAGGAGTTTATAGTGTAATTGCTACCAATACCACAACGACTTGTCCAGCACAACCAGCACAAACCACAGTGGTTATTAATCCAATACCAACAGTAACGGTTAGTAGTGCACCAGTATGTCAAGGGACACCAGCTACCGTAACGGCTACTCCAAGTCCAGTAGGGACTTATACATATCTATGGACAGTGCCATCGGGAGCTACCAATCCAGGAAACGTTGCTACCTTTACTACCACTACGGCAGGAGTTTATAGCGTTATCGCTACCAACACCACAACGACTTGTCCAGCACAACCAGCACAAACCACAGTGGTTATTAATCCAATACCAACAGTAACGGTTAGTAGTGCTCCAGTATGTCAAGGGACACCAGCTACCGTAACGGCTACTCCGAGTCCAGCAGGGACTTATACATATGTATGGACAGTTCCATCGGGAGCTACCAATCCAGGAAACGTTGCTACCTTTACTACCACTACGGCAGGAGTTTATAGCGTTATCGCTACCAACACCACAACGACATGTCCAGCATTACCAGCACAAACCACAGTGGTTATTAATCCATTACCAACAGTAACCGTTAGTAGTGCTCCAGTGTGTCAAGGGACACCGGCTACCGTAACGGCTACTCCGAGTCCAGCAGGGACTTATACATATGTATGGACTGTTCCATCGGGAGCTACCAATCCAGGAAACGTTGCTACATTCACTACCACTACAGCAGGAGTTTATAGTGTAATTGCTACCAATACCACAACGACTTGTCCAGCACAACCAGCACAAACCACAGTGGTTATTAATCCAATACCAACAGTAACGGTTAGTAGTGCACCAGTATGTCAAGGGACACCAGCTACCGTAACGGCTACTCCGAGTCCAGCGGGGACTTATACATATGTATGGACAGTGCCATCGGGAGCTACCAATCCAGGAAACGTTGCTACATTCACTACCACTACGGCTGGAGTTTATAGTGTTATCGCTACCAACACCACAACGACTTGTCCAGCACAACCAGCACAAACCACAGTGGTTATTAATCCAATACCAACAGTAACGGTTAGTAGTGCTCCAGTGTGTCAAGGGACACCAGCTACCGTAACGGCTACTCCAAGTCCAGCAGGGACTTATACATATCTATGGACAGTGCCATCGGGAGCTACCAATCCAGGAAACGTTGCTACATTCACTACCACTACAGCAGGAGTTTATAGTGTAATTGCTACCAATACCACAACGACTTGTCCAGCACAACCAGCACAAACCACAGTGGTTATTAATCCAATACCAACAGTAACGGTTAGTAGTGCACCAGTATGTCAAGGGACACCAGCTACCGTAACGGCTACTCCAAGTCCAGTAGGGACTTATACATATCTATGGACAGTGCCATCGGGAGCTACCAATCCAGGAAACGTTGCTACCTTTACTACCACTACGGCAGGAGTTTATAGCGTTATCGCTACCAACACCACAACGACTTGTCCAGCACAACCAGCACAAACCACAGTGGTTATTAATCCAATACCAACAGTAACGGTTAGTAGTGCTCCAGTATGTCAAGGGACACCAGCTACCGTAACGGCTACTCCGAGTCCAGCAGGGACTTATACATATGTATGGACAGTTCCATCGGGAGCTACCAATCCAGGAAACGTTGCTACCTTTACTACCACTACGGCAGGAGTTTATAGCGTTATCGCTACCAACACCACAACGACATGTCCAGCATTACCAGCACAAACCACAGTGGTTATCAATCCAATACCAGATGCTGGAATTGATGCACCATTGACTATTTGTTCAAATCAAAACTCAGTTGATTTAATTGCCTCACTGGGAGGAACACCACAATTAGGAGGAACATGGTCACCACCTTTAGCTAGTGGAACAGGAATTTTTAATCCTGCTATAGATACATCTGGAGTTTATACATATACTATTACAGGTATTGCACCTTGTATTGACGATATTTCAACAGTTACTGTTACTGTTGTTCAAGGACCAGAAGCAGGAGCAAACAATACACTTACAATCTGTGTCAATAATCCTCCAAAAGACTTATTCTTATTATTAGGACCAAATGCACAAACAGGCGGTACATGGTCACCACCAATGGCTAGTGGAACTGGTTTATTTGATCCAGCTGTTGATCCACAAGGGGATTATGTTTATACTTTGTCTGGAACAGCTCCATGTTCTAGCGATTCTGCTACTATATCGGTTACCGTAAATCCAATTCCAGATGCTGGTATTGATGCACCTAAAACATTTTGTTCTAATGGAACTTCTGAAGATTTATTCCTTTCATTAGGAGGAACACCACAAGCAGGAGGAACTTGGTCGCCAGCTTTAGCTAGTGGAACTGGTGTTTTCAATCCAGCAGTTGATACAGCGGGCGCCTATGCCTATACAGTTGGAGGAACTTGTGTTACTCCATCAACAGCAACAGTTACAGTTGCGATAGTTACAGCTCCAAATTCTGGAGGAACTGGACAGACTTTAAATACTTGTGCTGATATCACTTCATTTGATTTATCCACAGGTTTAAATGGTACACAAGGATCAGGTACATGGAATGACGATGATGCAACAAATGCGTTGACAAACAACATATTCAATCCATCGACCGTTGGTGTTGGAACTTATCATTTTACTTATACAGTTATAGGAACTTCACCATGTGCTAATGCTACTTCTACGGTTACAGTAATTGTGAATCCATTATCAAATCCAGGAACTGCAGTTACTATTCCACCAGTATGTACATCAGTAGGAACTATCGACTTGAATACATTAATAACTGGTCAGGATGCAGGCGGAACATGGTCAACACCTTCACCAGTTAACATTTCTGGCTTTACTGCTGGAACTTATACTTATACTTATTCGGTAACTAATTCTTGTGGAACTCATACTACGGATGTTAACTTTACGGTTCTTCCAAATCCAATCTTAACTAATGCAAATGTTATCAATGCCTCTGCTTGTGTTGGTGCTGATGCCTTAATTAATTTAACGGGAATGGTTGATGGAACTTATAGTTTGAATTATAGTTTAAGTGGAAGTAATACATTAGCAAATCAAACGGCAACTGTCGTAATTTCTGGTGGAGTAGGGAACTTTACTGTTCCTGCGACTAGTCTTCCTAATACAGGAACCACTACAATTACCTTTACTACCATTCAAGATACTGCCTCAACATGTCAAGTTACTTTAACGGGTATATTGGCAACGATTACAGTGAAACCGTTAGTGCAAATTAGCAATACTAACATTGCTGTTTCTTCCATCTGTATTGGTTCAAATGCAGTCGTTGAAATTTCAAATGCGGTTAATCTTCCTGATGGAATATATCAATTTGATTATGTAATTCCTACAGCAACTCCGCCAACTGGAAATTCAGGAGATGTAACGATTACAGGTGGTGTAGGTCAGTTCTCTGTTCCAGCTTCTGTTTTTGCAACCATTGGAAATTATACCATTACGATTAGTGGAATTACCATCACAAATGGATGTTCTAACACTAGCCAAGATGCTAATATTACTTTTGCAGTTGTTGGCCCACTCTCGCCAGGAACAGCTGTTACACCGACTCCTTCTTATTGTACTTCAGTTGGGACTATTGATTTAAATACTTTATTAACTGGTCAGGATGCAGGAGGAACATGGTCAACACCTTCACCAGTTAACATTTCAAGCTTTGTTGCCGGAACTTATACCTATACTTATAGTGTTACAAATACCTGCGGAACTTTTACTACGGATGTACAATTTACAGTTCTACCAAATCCAATCTTAACAAATACAAACATTAGTAATGCTGCTGCTTGCGTAGGGACTGATGCAGTTGTTAATTTAGCTGGAATGGTGGATGGAACGTATAGTCTGAATTATAGTTTAAGTGGAAGTAATATATTAGCAAATCAAACGATAACGGTTGTGATTTCAGGAGGAGTTGGAAGTTTTACAGTTCCTACTATTAGTATTCCTAATACGGGAACTACAACCATTACCTTTAATACCATTCAAGATACTACATCTACTTGTCAAGTGACTTTGACCGCTATACTGGCTACGATTACCGTTAATCCATTAGTGCAAATTAACAATACTAATATAGCAGTTTCTTCTGTATGTATTGGATCTAATGCCATAGTTGAAATTTCAAATGCTATTAATTTACCTGACGGAGTTTATCAATTTGATTATTCAATTCCAACAGGAACTCCTGCAACAGGAAATTCAGGAGATGTTACTATAACTGGAGGAGTAGGTCAGTTTTCTGTCCCAGCATCGGTTATTGCAGCTGTTGGAAACTATACCATTACGGTTACTGGAATTACTACTATAACAGGCTGTTCTAATACTAGTCAAAATGCTAATATCACATTTGCGGTAGTTGCTCCACTGTCATCAGGAACAGCAGTTACACCAACGCCTTCTTATTGTACTTCTGTTGGAACTATAGATTTGACTACTTTATTAACAGGTCAAGATGCAGGGGGAACATGGTCAACACCTTCACCAATTGATGTCAGTGCTTTTGCTGCAGGAACTTACACCTATACTTATAGTGTTACTAATGCCTGCGGAACTTTTACCACAGATGTTCATTTCATAATTTTACCAAATCCAGTAATAACGTCAGCAAACATTACCAATGCAACAGCTTGTATAGGCACTGATGTCGTGGTTAATTTGACAGGAATGGTTGATGGAAGTTATACGTTGAACTATGATTTAAATGGAAGCAATACATTAGCAAATCAAACAGCTACGGTTGTAATTTCGGGAACAACAGGAAGCTTTACCATCCCTGCTGCCAATGTTCCTAATACAGGAATCACTATTATTACCTTTACTACAATTCAAGATACAGCATTAACTTGTCAAACCACTTTGACTAATGTAGCTGGAAGCATCACCATTAATCCAATTGTACAAATAGACAATACTAATTTGGCCGTTTCATCTGTTTGTATAAATTCAAATGCAGTAGTGGATATTACTAACGCTGTTAATCTTCCAGATGGTGTTTATCAATTTGATTACACTATTCCAACCGGAACGCCATCAACAGGAAATTCGGGTGATGTAACCATTACAGGTGGTGTTGGTCAGTTTACAATTCCGGCGTCAGTTATTGCTACCGTTGGAAGTTATACGCTTACTATTAACACCATCACTACCACAATAGGTTGTTCAAACACTAATGAAGATGCCAACATTACATTTACAGTTGTTGCTCCTTTATCAGCGGGAACTGCTGTTACACCAGTACCATCATATTGTGCTTCAATAGGAGTTCTTGATTTGGCCTCACTTTTAACAAATGAAGATGCTGGAGGAGGATGGACTGATAGTAATGGACAAGCGGTAACATCACCATTGAATATCATCAATTTCACAGCTGGAACATATAGTTATACCTATTCACTTACCAATGCGTGTGGATCAGATTCTGAAGTAGTGCAATTTACTATTTTGGCTACACCACAATTAGCAACATTCAATGTATCCGTTTCTCCTGCATGTTTAGGAAGCGGTGTTATTGTGAGCCTTAACGGAATGGTTGATGGAACTTACACCTTAAATTATGATTTATCAGGAAGTAACACATTAGCAGGACAATCAGTAATAGTTACCATAGCATCTGGTATCGGAAGCTTTACTGTTCCTAGTGCCTCATTACCAAACGTTGGTACAACAGTAATTACATTTACAAGTATTGTAAATAATACAACTACTTGTTCAAACACACTAACCAATGTTGTCCAACAAATTATCATTAGACCACTTGCTGATGTTGATAATACCAACTTAAGTGTGACCAATGTTTGTTTTGGCAATGGTATAGTGGTGAATATCTCAGGAGCTACAAATCTCCCTGATGATGTATATCAATTTAGTTATTCGATTCCAAATGGAACGCCAATAGCAGGAAATTCAGGAAATGTAACCATAACTTCTGGTGCAGGTCAATTTGCAATTCCATCATCAGTATTCCCTACTGCTGGAAACTACACATTAACAATTAATGGAATTGTAGCCACAACAGCTTGTACCAATGCCAATGAAAATGCTACGGTTAGTTTTGTCATCAATCCAATTCCAAACACTACTGGAGCAACAGTTGCAGCTCAAGATACTTGTACTAATATAGGTAGTGTAGTAACTATTTCAGGAGCGACTAGTTTAGCAGATGGTAATTATTCTATTACCTATCAATTATCTGGTGCAAATACTGCAACAGCAACAGTTTCTGTCACATTCACAGGAGGAGCAACAACATTTACCATAACTGGAACGGATATAGTAAATAATGGAAATACTACTATAACAATTAATAACTTGACTGCTACTGCATCAACTTGTGGTATTACAGGCACAGTATTCCCAATAGCTACTTTCAATGTAGCGCCATTAGCAACACCAGTTTTAAATCCAAATGGTGAACTTTTCTGCGGAACGCTTATCCCAGCGCCAACTATCGCAAGTCTATCGGCTAATATTGTTGGAACTCCTACAGTAATTTGGTATAATGCCAATATTGGTGGAACTGCTTATAGCGATGCCGATTTATTAGTTAATGGAACAACCTATTATGGAGCTCTTGTTTCTGCAAATGGTTGCGAAAGTGCAACTCGCCTTCCTGTTAAGGTAGATTTGACGGTTTGTGATGTTGTAATACCAGATGGTTTCTCACCAAACAACGACGGAATCAATGACACTTTTGAAATTCCACATCTTGCTATTTTATTCCCAAATTTCAAATTAGAAATCTATAATCGCTACGGAAGTTTAGTTTATAAAGGAGATATAAACGTTCCAAATTGGGACGGAACAACTACCGTAGGTGGTTTGAATTTAGGCGACAAATTATTACCAACTGGGGTTTATTTTTATATTCTTGATTTTAATGACGGAATAAAAAGTGCCATTCAAGGTAGAGTATATCTAAACAGATAAGGAGCAATGAGTACAAATATGAAACATAAAATTATAAAATATCTCTTAGTGCTGCTTGTGGTATTTTTGACTTCAAAGTTACACGCACAACAAGATCCGCAGTTCACTCATTATATGTATAACATGAGTGTGGTCAATCCAGCATATGCAACAGATAATCCAGATGTAATTAATTTAGGAGGATTATATCGTGCCCAATGGGTAGGAATAAAAGGAGCACCAACGACCCAAACGTTCTTCGCTCACAAACCGTTGTCGAAAAGAGTGGAAATGGGTATTTCAGTGGTACACGATGAAATTGGTAATGTGGTAAGAGAAAATAACATCTTTGCCGATTTTGCTTATGTAATTCCTTTAAACGAATCGGTAAAATTATCATTCGGATTGAAAGCGGGAGTTACTTTATTTAACACCGATTTTAACGGATTTGTCTATACCGACCCTACGATAGATCCAGCATTTCAGGATAACATTAGTAAAACCTTTCCGAATATTGGTGCCGGAACGTATTTGTTTGGACCCAATTATTATGTTGGTTTTTCCACCCCTAATTTAATGACTTCAAGACATATTGAAACCATAAACGGACGTCCAGGAAGTGGTGTGGAATCGGTACATTTTTTCTTAACCAGTGGTTATGTATTTACGTTTAACGGAAATGATAATTTCAAATTAAAACCAGCATTCATGGCCAAAGGAGTAGAAGGAGCCCCTGTTGCTTTAGATTTAACGACGAATGTTTTAATTAATAACAAATTTGAATTAGGTGCTGGCTATAGATTGGGAGATTCGGTTAGCGGATTAGCCAGTTTTTATATTACACCAACACTCAGAATTGGATATTCCTATGATTATACGTTATCCAATTTGGGTAGATTCAATTCGGGTTCTCACGAAGTATTTTTACTATTTGATTTAGATTCAAATAAACTCTCTTCATCAGGTAAAGGATACGACAAATCACCAAGGTTCTTTTAAAAATGAAAATGATGAAAAAATTCTACTACATACTTTTTGTTTTTTGCAGTATCACCACTCTTTTTGCCCAAAAGAAAGCTAGTGTTAAAGAAGCCAATTCTTTATTTGGAAGAAAAGCTTATGTCAAAGCTGCAGAGGCTTATGAGCAAGTGCCTCAATCGAAACAAGTGTTGCAAAATTTAGGCGATTGCTATTACTATAATTTCCAAATGAACAATGCCGTTCGGGCATATGGACAATTGTTTTTTACCTATAAAGACAGTGTTAAAAAGGAAGTGTTTTTCAGATATGCTAATGCCTTGAAAGGAACAAAAGATTTTGATAAAGGCGATGCTATCATGAGTGAATATTTAGGATACGAACAAAGCACTCCTAAATTCATGAAAAACATAACGAGAAACATACCTACTAGTTTCAAGTTGCAAATGATGTCGAAAAATAAGACCAACGGTGATTTTGGAATTTCTTTCTATGGGGATAAAGTAGTCTTTGCGTCCCTCAGAAATGCTGCTGATAAAGCATACGGATGGAACGACAGACCTTATCTTGACTTGTTTTCAGCAAAAGTAAATAGCCAAGGACAATTGACCGATGTAGAGCCTTTTTCTGATGTTATCAATACCAAGAAACACGAAAGTAACGCCACGTTTAGTGCCGATGGTAAAATCATGTATTTCAACAGAAGTGGAGAAAAGCAAGTCAAAGTTGGTAATGAGAAAGTAGCCATGATCAAAATTTACAAAGCAGAGTTTGTAAACGGAAAATGGGACAAAGTAACCATGTTGCCTTTTTCAAGCGATACCTATTCAGTTGAACATCCTTTCTTGACTAAAGATGGTAAGAAATTGTATTTTGCCAGTGATATGCCTGGTTCGTTTGAAGGCTCAATGGATATTTATGTCGTAGATGTTAATGAAGATGGAACCTACAGTCAACCCAGAAATTTAGGAGAGACAATCAATACAATCCACAGAGAACAATTTCCTTTCCTGACAGAAGATGGAACGCTCTATTTTGCATCAGATGGGCATCAAGGGAATGGAAATTTAGATGTTTTTATGAGCTTGAAAATTAGCGATACCGAATTTGATAAACCACTTAATCTTGGCTCCACTATTAATAGTGAAATGGATGATTTCAATTTCATTCTTGATGAAAAAACTCAAAAAGGCTATTTCGCCTCTAACAGAACGGGTGATGATAACTTGTATACCTTTGTTCAAGAAGAAAATAAATTGCAATATTTAGTGGAAGGAGAAGTTCGAGATGTTAAAACAACTGAACTTTTACCTGGTGCTACAGTAAAATTATTTGACGATAAAGGTAATTTGCTTGAAGAAGTTTTAGTGGGTAAAGATGGTACTTTTGATTTCAACACAGAGCCTAATAGGAAATACAAAATTATGGCTTTCAAAGATTTTTATATTCCTGCCGAAGCCGAGTTTGATACTAGCCAAAAAGGCAAAGTGTATATAGATTTACAAATGAAAGTCCAATCGTATTATGATGCCGAAGATATCATCAACAAACAAGCGGATGGAACGGTTTTGATTGAGCTTGAAAATATTTACTTCGACTTGAATAAATGGGATATTAAACCTCAAGCAGCCCAAGTTTTAAATGTGCTTTTAGGTATCCTTAAAAAATATCCATACATGGAAATCGAGATTGGTGCTCATACAGATTCACGTGCATCAGATGTTTATAATTTAAGACTGTCCAATAAAAGAGCCGCTTCTGCTTTAGAGTATTTAGTGAAAAATGGCATCGATAGAAAACGACTTCGTTCCATTGGATACGGAGAAACAAAACCGTTAATTATTTGTCCTAAAAACGATTGTACTCCAGCAGAACACGCTACCAACCGTAGATGTACTTTTATGATTTTGAAATAATTTCAGTTAGTTGTTGTTAATAAAGTTGGGATTTTTACTAAAATGCACTCTAAGAACAGAGTGCATTTTTTTTAGGCTACTATTCAGTTGAATATGTACTTTTGTAAAATATAATTACAACTCATGAATAAGTTTCTTTCCTTCGCTTTCTTATTGATTATTTCCAATCTGTCAGCACAACAACGTCCAAAATTAGTGGTGGGCATCGTGGTAGACCAAATGAAAATGGAATACCTCTACCGCTTTCAAAGTGACTTTTCAGAGAATGGTTTTAAACGATTGATGAAGGAAGGCTACACTTTTCAGAATACCCATTATAACTACATGCCCACTTATACCGCTCCTGGTCACGCGTCCATCTATACAGGAACAACACCAGCCACTCATGGAATTGTAGGGAACGAATGGTTCAGCAGAAAACTAGGCAAGGACGTTTATTGTACCGATGATGCCTCGGTGCAAACTATTGGTGATGGAACAAAAGAAGAAGGCGAAATGTCTCCTAAAAATTTACTGTCTACAACGATAACAGATGAATTGCGATTGGCCACCAACTTCAAAGGAAAAGTAATCGGAATGAGTTTAAAAGACCGTGGAGCTATTTTACCTGCCGGACATTTTGCCAATTGGGCCTTTTGGTACAGCAAAACAGGATCTTTTATATCCAGTACTTTCTACGGAACGGCTTTGCCTGATTGGGTTACCCAATTTAACAATGAAAAACACTTCATGCCTTATATCAATAAAGGTTGGGATTTACTAAAACCAAAGGAAACCTATGAT
The window above is part of the Flavobacterium sp. N1994 genome. Proteins encoded here:
- a CDS encoding OmpA family protein, which translates into the protein MKKFYYILFVFCSITTLFAQKKASVKEANSLFGRKAYVKAAEAYEQVPQSKQVLQNLGDCYYYNFQMNNAVRAYGQLFFTYKDSVKKEVFFRYANALKGTKDFDKGDAIMSEYLGYEQSTPKFMKNITRNIPTSFKLQMMSKNKTNGDFGISFYGDKVVFASLRNAADKAYGWNDRPYLDLFSAKVNSQGQLTDVEPFSDVINTKKHESNATFSADGKIMYFNRSGEKQVKVGNEKVAMIKIYKAEFVNGKWDKVTMLPFSSDTYSVEHPFLTKDGKKLYFASDMPGSFEGSMDIYVVDVNEDGTYSQPRNLGETINTIHREQFPFLTEDGTLYFASDGHQGNGNLDVFMSLKISDTEFDKPLNLGSTINSEMDDFNFILDEKTQKGYFASNRTGDDNLYTFVQEENKLQYLVEGEVRDVKTTELLPGATVKLFDDKGNLLEEVLVGKDGTFDFNTEPNRKYKIMAFKDFYIPAEAEFDTSQKGKVYIDLQMKVQSYYDAEDIINKQADGTVLIELENIYFDLNKWDIKPQAAQVLNVLLGILKKYPYMEIEIGAHTDSRASDVYNLRLSNKRAASALEYLVKNGIDRKRLRSIGYGETKPLIICPKNDCTPAEHATNRRCTFMILK